One Heptranchias perlo isolate sHepPer1 chromosome 31, sHepPer1.hap1, whole genome shotgun sequence DNA segment encodes these proteins:
- the rpl28 gene encoding 60S ribosomal protein L28 has protein sequence MSSHLQWMIVRNCSSFLIKRNKQVYSTEPNNLKSRNSFRYNGLIHRKTVGVEPAADGKGVVVVLKKRAGQRKPATSYEKITINKNARATLNSLRHIIRKNNYRKDLRMAALRRASAILKSQKPVVVKKKRTRATKSA, from the exons ATGTCATCTCACCTACAATGGATGATCGTCCGTAACTGCTCAAGTTTCCTCATTAAAAGAAACAAGCAGGTCTACAGCACT GAGCCCAACAATCTTAAGTCCAGAAACTCTTTCCGCTACAATGGACTTATTCACCGCAAAACCGTAGGTGTGGAGCCAGCAGCTGACGGAAAAGGAGTGGTTGTCGTCCTCAAAAAGCGAGCAG GTCAACGCAAACCAGCGACATCCTATGAAAAGATCACCATCAACAAGAATGCCCGTGCTACCCTGAACAGTTTGCGACATATCATTCGTAAGAATAACTACCGAAAGGATCTTCGCATG GCTGCACTTCGTCGTGCTAGTGCTATCCTGAAGAGCCAGAAACCAGTTGTGGTCAAGAAGAAGCGCACCAGGGCTACCAAGAGTGCATAA